The Hymenobacter sp. DG01 sequence CGTCGGCGCCGGCGGCGCGGGCGGCCAGGGTAGCCGCGCCGGTGTAGGCAAACAGGTTTAGCACTCGGGGCTGCGCGGCTTTGCGTTGGCGCGTCTGGTTATAGATGAACTGCCAGTTGGGGTCCTGCTCCGGAAACAGGCCTACGTGCTTAAACGACGACATACCCAGCCGAAACCGCAGCTTCAGCCCATCGGGCCGCTCGTAGCCGATAACCCACTGCTCGGGCGTACCCGGCTTGATTTTCCACTGGCCGCGCTCCTGGCTGCCCTTCTCGCGGGTGAAAATGGCGTTGGCTCGCTGCCACTCCGAGGCAGGCAGGTGCGGGTCCCAGATGGCCTGGGGCTCGGGGCGGGACAGAATGTGTTTGCCGAAGCGCTCCAGCTTCTCAAAGTTGCCGGCGTCGATCAGCTCGTAGTCGGCCCAGGGGCTGGTGGTGAGGAACGTGTACATAGAACTACCGTTAGCTGCCCGTGGGGGCAGGCGGGCAAAGGTACGGCATGGCACAGTCTCGGTGGGCACCGTATCTTCAGGGGAATACGAAGCAGAAGGAAGATGCCACACGAAATCAACCGAATTACCGACCAGCTGCAGCGGGCTTTTGATGGGGATGCCTGGTCCGGGCCTTCCCTGCAGCAAACCCTGGCCGACATCACGGCAGCGCAGGCCGCTGCCTACCCCCTGCCCGGCGTGCATAGTGTAGGGGAACTGGTGCGCCACCTTACTACCTGGGCTGCTACCGTAGCCTGGCGCATAGAGCAGCGGCAAGTAACTCCGCTCACCAATGAGGACTGGCCTGCCTACCCCACAGCGCCCGATGAAGCCCGCTGGCAGCAGGCCCAGCAGGAACTCCGGCAAGCCCACGAGCGGTTACTAACCGCCACCCAAACGCTGACGGAAGCCGACCTGGATACCGTGCTGAAAGAGGCACCCGGCCAGACGGCCAGCTCCCAAGTTTCGCTCTATATTCTGCTGCATGGCACCGTGCAGCATTATCTTTACCACGCCGGCCAAATAGCGCTGCTGCGCAAGTTTCTTTAATCTCTTTTTGCTTTCCCTCAGTGACGCTTTCCTTCTACAAATACCAAGGCACCGGCAACGATTTCGTGATGGTGGACGACCGTGCCCATCAGTTCGATGAGCACAACCACCAGCTCGTGCGCTTCCTCTGCGACCGGCGCCGCGGCATTGGGGCCGATGGCCTGATTCTGCTGCGCCAGCACCAGCAGTACGATTTCGAGATGGTGTACTTCAATGCCGATGGTTACGTGGGCTCCATGTGTGGCAACGGCGGGCGCTGCACCGTGGCCTTTGCCAAGCAGCTGGGGGTAGTAAAAGACACTACCCATTTTCTGGCCGCCGATGGTCCCCACGATGCCCGCGTGGATGCTGATGGCACAGTACACCTGCGCATGCAGGACGTCATCGGGCAGCAGGAGGTAGAAGAATACGGCGTGTTCCTGGATACGGGCTCGCCCCACCTTGTGCGTTTCCAGCCCGCCAGCACCCTGGCCGAGCTGAACGTGTTTACTGAGGGCCGGGCCATCCGCTACAATGAGCGGTTCCGGGAGAAAGGCACCAATGTGAATTTCGTGGAGGCCCCCGCTACCCCCGGCCAGCCCTGGCAAGTGCGCACCTATGAGCGCGGGGTAGAAGATGAAACCCTGAGCTGCGGCACCGGTGTTACGGCCGTGGCCCTGGCCGCCTCCCGCCGGGGCGCCACCAGCCCGGTGCACCTGCGCACTCCCGGCGGCGACCTGCGCGTGTCCTTCGAGGCCCATCCCGATGGCTCTTTCACCAGCATCTTCCTCAGCGGCCCCGCCACGCGGGTCTTCAACGGAAAAATTGAGGTAGCTGACCGGGCAAAATAGCTTTCTGGTAGAAGCAGCACAGTCAGCACAAGAACAGTCATGCAGAGGCGCAGCCGAAGCATCTCGCGTGCTGAGGTTGCCATGGTACTTGTCATTCCGAGCGCAGTCGAGGAATCTCGCGTGCTGACGTACGATTAGCACCACAACATCAGCA is a genomic window containing:
- a CDS encoding DinB family protein, translated to MPHEINRITDQLQRAFDGDAWSGPSLQQTLADITAAQAAAYPLPGVHSVGELVRHLTTWAATVAWRIEQRQVTPLTNEDWPAYPTAPDEARWQQAQQELRQAHERLLTATQTLTEADLDTVLKEAPGQTASSQVSLYILLHGTVQHYLYHAGQIALLRKFL
- the dapF gene encoding diaminopimelate epimerase, with the translated sequence MTLSFYKYQGTGNDFVMVDDRAHQFDEHNHQLVRFLCDRRRGIGADGLILLRQHQQYDFEMVYFNADGYVGSMCGNGGRCTVAFAKQLGVVKDTTHFLAADGPHDARVDADGTVHLRMQDVIGQQEVEEYGVFLDTGSPHLVRFQPASTLAELNVFTEGRAIRYNERFREKGTNVNFVEAPATPGQPWQVRTYERGVEDETLSCGTGVTAVALAASRRGATSPVHLRTPGGDLRVSFEAHPDGSFTSIFLSGPATRVFNGKIEVADRAK
- a CDS encoding class I SAM-dependent methyltransferase, encoding MYTFLTTSPWADYELIDAGNFEKLERFGKHILSRPEPQAIWDPHLPASEWQRANAIFTREKGSQERGQWKIKPGTPEQWVIGYERPDGLKLRFRLGMSSFKHVGLFPEQDPNWQFIYNQTRQRKAAQPRVLNLFAYTGAATLAARAAGADVTHLDSVKQVNFWARDNMEASNLDGVRWLVEDAMKYVRREVKRGSKYQGLILDPPAYGRGPNGEKWQLEDELNEMLKLCKELLDPEDHFFLINLYSLGFSALILENLVHEIFPQARQSREIGEIYLHDKAARKLPLGTFCRFAT